A portion of the Burkholderia sp. GAS332 genome contains these proteins:
- a CDS encoding ABC-2 type transport system permease protein, translated as MSTRVQFSLSRWWSIVLKEFLQLKRDRITFAMIVGLPIIQLTLFGFAINTDPKHLPTAVIIGDNSTFSRSFIAAMKNSDYFDIVETLPNEEAGRRALAQGRVQFVLSVPVDFSTRLLRGERPSLLVEADATDPTATNTALAALPGLVQPVADKDITGPLAHLNGSPAAFDVQVHRLYNPEGITQYNVVPGLMGVILTMTMVMMTGLAITRERERGTMENLLATPVLPIEVMTGKIVPYVMIGMVQASIILTAARFVFGVPFAGSLLAIYLAALLFIAANLTVGITLSSIAQNQLQAMQLTVFYFLPSLLLSGFMFPFAGMPRWAQFIGNLLPLTYFNRLVRGILLKGNGWADLWPSVWPVALFMVVVMGIALRFYRRTLD; from the coding sequence GTGAGCACGCGCGTCCAGTTCTCGCTGTCGCGCTGGTGGAGCATTGTGCTCAAAGAGTTTTTGCAACTGAAGCGCGACCGGATCACGTTCGCGATGATTGTCGGCCTGCCGATCATTCAGCTCACGCTGTTCGGCTTCGCGATCAACACCGATCCGAAGCATTTGCCAACCGCTGTCATCATCGGCGACAACAGCACGTTTTCGCGCAGTTTCATCGCGGCGATGAAGAACTCCGACTATTTCGACATCGTCGAAACCTTGCCCAACGAGGAGGCCGGCCGCCGCGCGCTTGCCCAAGGCCGCGTGCAGTTCGTGTTGTCGGTGCCGGTGGATTTTTCGACACGTCTTCTGCGCGGTGAACGCCCGTCGCTGCTGGTCGAAGCCGACGCGACCGACCCCACCGCGACGAACACCGCGCTCGCTGCGCTCCCGGGTCTTGTGCAGCCGGTCGCGGACAAGGACATCACCGGGCCGCTCGCCCATCTGAACGGCTCCCCGGCCGCTTTCGACGTCCAGGTGCACCGTCTCTACAACCCCGAAGGCATCACGCAATACAACGTCGTGCCGGGCCTGATGGGTGTGATCCTGACGATGACGATGGTGATGATGACCGGCCTCGCCATCACCCGCGAACGCGAGCGCGGCACGATGGAAAACCTGCTCGCCACGCCCGTGCTGCCAATCGAAGTGATGACCGGCAAAATCGTGCCTTACGTGATGATCGGGATGGTGCAGGCATCGATCATTCTGACTGCGGCGCGCTTCGTGTTCGGCGTGCCATTTGCCGGCAGCCTGCTGGCAATCTATCTGGCTGCGCTGCTGTTTATCGCGGCGAACCTGACGGTCGGCATCACGCTTTCGTCGATTGCGCAGAATCAGTTGCAGGCGATGCAACTGACCGTGTTCTATTTTCTGCCGAGTCTGTTGCTATCCGGTTTCATGTTCCCGTTTGCGGGCATGCCACGCTGGGCGCAATTCATCGGCAATCTGCTGCCGCTCACCTATTTCAACAGGCTGGTTCGCGGCATCCTGCTCAAAGGAAACGGCTGGGCCGACCTGTGGCCGTCGGTGTGGCCCGTGGCGCTGTTCATGGTCGTCGTGATGGGCATCGCGCTGCGTTTTTACCGGCGCACGCTCGACTAA